The Gordonibacter urolithinfaciens genome contains a region encoding:
- a CDS encoding CynX/NimT family MFS transporter, giving the protein MSNNHQNDVARNRQRKGWIVLFALLFCGIIVIMNQFKVPTFMGALMHDFGTDPGTTGWLMSVIAVAGIITAFPSAFLLNRFGPKRVGLVGLAFMVAGCAVGALSYSFAQLIAGRVLEGIGVAMMGVVATTVISMYFPREKAGLPMGIWNLWYVVGSTLAYNIGVPVALALTGDPTNWHAWWWFSDVLALVSFVVFALFVSVPHAGRGVAAKRERETGEKQHRPAAILLEGFKVKRMWLFGLGFCFLMFTSLSVLTWVPTYVQGVELERMLAEGMDLAAAQAQAGVSGGSMASLGFAASIPMALVTAFLLGKFQTLKARNVMVIIAGFCAFFYVGAFLVPYEYLPAYLVLLGLESGWTSGVVWSMVPVTMPKRVTMPVGMAIIIFFQGISNLLCTPVVGYIIGEAQVWTNVAPLCAATAAVGTLLWIVYVAMKPPVFEEDEDAAQDTARSDGPMGEGRPAAA; this is encoded by the coding sequence ATGAGCAACAACCATCAAAACGACGTGGCCCGCAACCGCCAGCGCAAGGGCTGGATCGTGCTCTTCGCCTTGCTGTTCTGCGGCATCATCGTCATTATGAACCAGTTCAAGGTGCCCACGTTCATGGGCGCCCTCATGCACGACTTCGGGACCGATCCGGGCACCACCGGCTGGCTCATGTCGGTCATCGCCGTGGCCGGCATTATCACCGCGTTCCCCTCGGCGTTCCTGCTCAACCGCTTCGGCCCGAAGCGCGTGGGCCTCGTGGGCCTGGCCTTCATGGTGGCCGGATGCGCCGTGGGCGCGCTGTCATACTCGTTCGCGCAGCTCATCGCAGGACGCGTGCTCGAGGGCATCGGCGTGGCCATGATGGGCGTGGTGGCCACCACCGTCATCTCCATGTACTTCCCCCGCGAGAAGGCGGGGCTTCCCATGGGCATCTGGAACCTGTGGTACGTCGTGGGTTCCACGCTCGCCTACAACATCGGCGTGCCGGTGGCGCTCGCGCTCACGGGAGACCCGACCAACTGGCATGCCTGGTGGTGGTTCTCCGACGTGCTCGCCCTCGTGTCCTTCGTGGTGTTCGCGCTGTTCGTGAGCGTGCCGCATGCCGGGCGCGGCGTGGCCGCCAAGCGCGAGCGGGAGACGGGCGAGAAGCAGCACCGCCCCGCCGCCATCCTGCTCGAGGGATTCAAGGTGAAGCGCATGTGGCTGTTCGGCCTGGGGTTCTGCTTCCTCATGTTCACCTCGCTCTCGGTGCTCACCTGGGTGCCCACCTACGTGCAGGGCGTGGAGCTGGAACGCATGCTGGCAGAAGGCATGGACCTTGCCGCCGCTCAGGCACAGGCCGGCGTGTCCGGCGGATCCATGGCCTCGCTCGGCTTCGCGGCCTCCATCCCCATGGCGCTGGTCACGGCTTTCCTGCTGGGGAAGTTCCAGACGCTTAAGGCGCGCAACGTCATGGTGATCATCGCGGGGTTCTGCGCGTTTTTCTACGTGGGCGCGTTCCTGGTTCCCTACGAGTACCTGCCCGCCTATCTGGTGCTCTTGGGCCTCGAGAGCGGCTGGACGAGCGGCGTGGTGTGGTCGATGGTGCCCGTGACCATGCCCAAGCGCGTGACCATGCCGGTGGGCATGGCCATCATCATCTTCTTCCAGGGCATCTCGAACCTTCTGTGCACGCCGGTGGTGGGCTATATCATAGGCGAGGCCCAGGTATGGACCAACGTGGCGCCGCTCTGCGCGGCCACGGCGGCCGTGGGCACGCTGCTGTGGATCGTCTACGTGGCCATGAAGCCGCCGGTGTTCGAGGAAGACGAGGACGCCGCGCAGGATACAGCACGCTCGGACGGTCCGATGGGCGAAGGACGCCCGGCGGCCGCATAA
- a CDS encoding MFS transporter produces MSNPNAAVAAREAKPVEKTPSYAWPCLITSVLAGIALVFAWQWLPGITFPVFKNWLAENNALFANPANFELMSNVMGLVPIGALIMALPASYLVRKIGPKAATVAGLALGAVGTAVSAVFVGDNFYAFLVGRFILGVALATTIVAGPTCVSVWFPDATRGRAMAIWSIWAPVGIFVINFIGNNVFEMAGSDMVAFQWIWVAVIVVFAVIFAIVFREPRENERSQVSPERKSFKEVLPFFKSRQLWCLILMFAIYNYVNYGFSQYLKTWMQTPELLGGLGWDAAAAGLWGGLICACGALAPIGGLILDKTPRDKKYLCVVVGILFLALASATFSQVTFFLPYVVFFCAGNMLLNACCRPLVPTLVFKGGATAVAFGLSFLTLGQYAGQMFTSYVMHPFSDTLTAASNVAIEAKQAVLASGGTPADFGPAIAQAAQEAAAAGIHVDPMLAVYALVPVSIVGILLAFGVKPSKKQAASAPAGKPADEAAAQH; encoded by the coding sequence ATGAGCAATCCGAATGCCGCCGTAGCGGCAAGGGAAGCCAAACCTGTTGAGAAGACGCCGTCGTACGCCTGGCCATGCCTCATCACGTCGGTCCTGGCCGGCATCGCGCTGGTCTTCGCCTGGCAGTGGCTGCCGGGCATCACGTTCCCGGTGTTCAAGAACTGGCTGGCCGAGAACAACGCGCTGTTCGCCAACCCGGCCAACTTCGAGCTGATGTCGAACGTCATGGGCCTCGTGCCTATCGGCGCGCTGATCATGGCCCTGCCCGCCTCGTACCTGGTGCGCAAGATCGGCCCGAAAGCCGCGACCGTCGCCGGCCTCGCGCTCGGCGCCGTCGGCACGGCCGTGAGCGCCGTCTTCGTGGGCGACAACTTCTACGCGTTCCTCGTGGGGCGCTTCATTCTGGGCGTGGCCCTGGCCACCACCATCGTCGCAGGCCCCACCTGCGTGTCGGTGTGGTTCCCCGATGCCACGCGCGGGCGCGCCATGGCCATCTGGTCCATCTGGGCGCCCGTGGGCATCTTCGTCATCAACTTCATCGGCAACAACGTGTTCGAGATGGCGGGCAGCGACATGGTGGCGTTCCAGTGGATCTGGGTCGCTGTCATCGTCGTGTTCGCCGTGATCTTCGCCATCGTGTTCCGCGAGCCGCGCGAGAACGAGCGGTCGCAGGTGTCTCCCGAGCGCAAGTCCTTCAAAGAGGTCCTTCCGTTCTTCAAGAGCCGCCAGCTGTGGTGCCTGATCCTCATGTTCGCCATCTACAACTACGTCAACTACGGCTTCAGCCAGTACCTGAAGACCTGGATGCAAACCCCCGAGCTGCTGGGCGGCCTGGGCTGGGATGCGGCGGCCGCCGGCCTGTGGGGCGGCCTGATCTGCGCGTGCGGCGCGCTGGCCCCCATCGGCGGCTTGATCCTCGACAAGACGCCCAGGGATAAGAAGTACCTCTGCGTCGTGGTGGGCATCCTGTTCCTGGCGCTCGCATCCGCCACGTTCTCGCAGGTCACGTTCTTCCTCCCCTACGTCGTGTTCTTCTGCGCCGGCAACATGCTGCTCAATGCCTGCTGCCGCCCGCTCGTGCCGACGCTCGTGTTCAAGGGCGGCGCCACGGCCGTGGCCTTCGGCTTGTCGTTCCTGACGCTGGGCCAGTACGCGGGCCAGATGTTCACGAGCTACGTCATGCATCCGTTCAGCGACACGCTGACCGCCGCCTCCAATGTGGCCATCGAGGCCAAGCAGGCCGTGCTCGCTTCCGGCGGCACCCCGGCCGACTTCGGCCCCGCCATCGCACAAGCGGCCCAGGAGGCCGCCGCCGCTGGTATCCACGTCGACCCTATGCTTGCCGTGTATGCGCTCGTGCCCGTGAGCATCGTGGGCATCCTACTCGCCTTCGGCGTGAAGCCCTCTAAGAAGCAGGCCGCGAGCGCTCCCGCCGGCAAACCCGCAGACGAGGCAGCCGCACAGCACTAA
- a CDS encoding amidohydrolase family protein: protein MADNKVIDINMHFLPTDLFTNEEVLNGFLYSAPITMGLKAYRGKTPDGAKDQIVLATEDGKDILNYVEGDYTLETKLRAMDEVGVDIALLRMPVWQEWLPLDMCKIVNDQAAEMCRQSEGRLYANAVLPPWGRKEDIYELERCLGDLGMVGVQFACCYGDKFLDDELFKPYLKVLNDKKVPCAIHHTPGQNSFGNFADYTPLRRELGRIHVQATAVGREVYSGMFDEFPDLKFIHTMFGGNWFALKDLLAPHVSVKKKEAMNRLATNVDREAYDRYLANNIYFDMTHPMSWSKDQLELAVKTCGADHLLLGSSFPVFYEWMARSVGSVKALDVTQEEKDLMLGGNAAKLFNL from the coding sequence ATGGCAGACAACAAGGTCATCGACATCAACATGCACTTCCTGCCCACCGACCTGTTCACGAACGAGGAGGTGCTCAACGGCTTTCTGTACTCCGCCCCCATCACCATGGGGCTCAAGGCCTACCGCGGCAAGACGCCCGACGGCGCCAAGGACCAGATCGTGCTTGCCACCGAGGACGGCAAGGACATCCTGAACTACGTGGAGGGCGACTACACGCTGGAGACGAAGCTCCGCGCCATGGACGAGGTGGGCGTTGACATCGCGCTTCTGCGCATGCCGGTGTGGCAGGAATGGCTGCCGCTCGACATGTGCAAGATCGTGAACGACCAGGCCGCCGAGATGTGCCGTCAGTCGGAAGGGCGCCTGTACGCCAACGCCGTGCTGCCGCCGTGGGGCCGCAAGGAGGATATCTACGAGCTGGAGCGCTGCCTGGGCGACCTCGGCATGGTGGGCGTGCAATTCGCCTGCTGCTACGGCGACAAGTTCCTCGACGACGAGCTGTTCAAGCCCTACCTGAAGGTGCTCAACGACAAGAAGGTGCCCTGCGCCATCCACCATACGCCCGGACAGAACTCGTTCGGCAACTTCGCCGACTACACGCCCCTGCGACGCGAGCTCGGCCGTATCCACGTGCAGGCCACCGCAGTGGGCCGCGAGGTGTACTCGGGCATGTTCGACGAGTTCCCCGACCTCAAGTTCATCCACACGATGTTCGGCGGCAACTGGTTCGCGCTCAAGGACCTGCTCGCCCCGCACGTGTCGGTGAAGAAGAAGGAGGCTATGAACCGCCTGGCCACCAACGTCGACCGCGAGGCGTACGACCGCTACCTAGCCAACAACATCTACTTCGACATGACGCACCCCATGAGCTGGAGCAAGGACCAGCTCGAGCTCGCCGTGAAGACGTGCGGCGCCGACCACCTGCTTCTGGGCTCTTCGTTCCCCGTGTTCTACGAGTGGATGGCCCGCTCGGTGGGCTCGGTGAAGGCCCTCGACGTCACGCAGGAGGAGAAGGACCTCATGCTGGGCGGCAACGCGGCGAAGCTGTTCAACCTGTAG
- a CDS encoding oxidoreductase, translating into MAYQGILVDVDYCTGCEACVLACQQEHGYTEAQFGLKITKLGPLHIDEAKKDYQYDFIPQFTKWCDLCAERVGKGKQPTCVQHCQAQCLDWGDVEDLAKKVDREKQMIVAINEA; encoded by the coding sequence ATGGCTTACCAGGGAATTTTGGTCGACGTCGACTACTGCACCGGCTGCGAGGCGTGCGTGCTGGCCTGCCAGCAGGAACACGGCTACACCGAGGCGCAGTTCGGCCTGAAGATCACGAAGCTGGGCCCGCTGCACATCGACGAGGCCAAGAAGGACTACCAGTACGACTTCATCCCCCAGTTCACCAAGTGGTGCGACCTGTGCGCCGAGCGCGTGGGCAAGGGCAAGCAGCCCACGTGCGTGCAGCACTGCCAGGCCCAGTGCCTGGACTGGGGAGACGTGGAGGACCTCGCGAAGAAGGTCGACCGCGAGAAGCAGATGATCGTCGCCATCAACGAGGCGTAG